In Anseongella ginsenosidimutans, one genomic interval encodes:
- a CDS encoding helix-hairpin-helix domain-containing protein yields the protein MENKIIARTLRLLSQLMELHDVNPFKVRSMSNAARKIDKFPQTISSLNPDELEKIEGIGKSTAGKVVELIETGKISELEDLRAETPEGIIELLSIKGLGPKKLQILWKQLGIDNAGELYYACNENRLVEAKGFGIKTQEEIKKLLEFTMNNQGKFHYSAAAAFGLELENWLCGQAALKQLSPTGEFRRRSEVLTCVEFLVSAAGGETLLAERLFTSGLFRETPPGLDGQTWTGYSLSGMKVCIHFVPEEEFPYRLLCSTGSNVHLEQLRQVNSLENYRTAASEQEIYQGLGLNYIVPELREGLQEVSWSASRQLPRLVEYEDLKGCLHNHTTYSDGIHTLEEMALQCIQNGYDYLGVCDHSRSAFYAGGLSEERVKQQQTEIDLLNSKLAPFRIFKGIESDILYDGSLDYNDEILASFDFVVASVHSQLKMTEEKATSRLISAIENPYTTILGHPTGRLLLGRQGYYIDHEKVIDACAANQVVIELNSNPLRLDLDWRWIQYALQKQVMIAINPDAHRKEGLKDMQYGVLAARKGGLPKSACFNALTLEQAATWFKLKREKAIK from the coding sequence ATGGAGAACAAGATCATTGCACGGACCCTGCGCCTGCTTTCGCAACTTATGGAACTGCACGATGTCAATCCGTTCAAAGTGCGGTCCATGTCCAATGCAGCCCGAAAAATAGATAAATTTCCGCAAACAATCAGCAGCCTGAACCCAGACGAATTGGAAAAGATTGAAGGGATCGGAAAAAGCACCGCGGGGAAGGTCGTGGAATTGATCGAGACCGGGAAGATCAGCGAGCTGGAAGACCTTCGGGCGGAAACACCTGAAGGAATTATTGAACTTCTTTCCATTAAAGGCCTGGGGCCAAAAAAATTACAAATCTTATGGAAGCAGCTGGGCATAGACAATGCCGGCGAGCTTTACTATGCCTGTAACGAAAACCGCCTGGTAGAAGCAAAAGGATTCGGAATTAAAACGCAGGAAGAGATCAAAAAGCTGCTCGAATTCACCATGAACAACCAGGGGAAATTCCATTACTCCGCTGCCGCCGCCTTCGGCCTGGAACTGGAGAACTGGCTTTGCGGCCAGGCAGCGCTGAAGCAGCTGAGCCCCACCGGGGAGTTCAGGCGTCGCAGCGAAGTACTGACCTGTGTGGAGTTCCTGGTTTCGGCAGCCGGTGGAGAAACCCTGCTAGCAGAGCGGCTTTTTACCAGCGGCCTGTTCAGGGAAACGCCCCCCGGCCTGGACGGTCAAACCTGGACCGGCTATTCACTCAGCGGCATGAAGGTTTGTATACATTTTGTTCCCGAAGAAGAATTCCCCTACCGCTTATTGTGCAGCACCGGAAGTAACGTACACCTGGAACAGCTGCGACAGGTAAATTCCCTCGAAAATTACCGCACAGCGGCAAGCGAACAGGAAATTTACCAGGGCCTGGGCCTTAATTATATTGTACCTGAATTACGGGAAGGTTTGCAGGAGGTGAGCTGGTCGGCCAGCCGGCAGCTTCCCCGCCTCGTGGAATACGAAGACCTGAAGGGCTGCCTTCATAACCATACGACCTACAGCGACGGCATTCATACGTTGGAGGAGATGGCCCTGCAATGCATACAGAATGGCTACGATTACCTCGGCGTCTGCGATCACTCCAGGTCCGCTTTTTATGCCGGGGGGCTTTCCGAAGAAAGAGTAAAGCAGCAACAGACAGAGATTGACCTGCTGAACAGCAAGCTGGCTCCCTTCAGGATCTTCAAAGGGATTGAAAGCGATATCCTCTATGACGGCAGCCTGGATTACAATGATGAGATTTTGGCCAGCTTTGATTTCGTCGTCGCCTCGGTGCATTCCCAGCTTAAAATGACCGAAGAAAAGGCCACCAGCCGCCTGATCAGCGCCATCGAAAACCCATATACTACCATCCTGGGGCACCCTACCGGCCGCCTTTTGCTGGGAAGGCAGGGCTATTATATTGACCACGAAAAAGTGATTGATGCCTGCGCCGCCAACCAGGTGGTGATCGAGCTGAACTCCAATCCTCTCCGCCTGGATCTCGACTGGCGCTGGATACAATACGCCCTGCAAAAGCAGGTAATGATCGCGATCAACCCTGACGCACACCGCAAGGAAGGTTTGAAAGATATGCAATACGGGGTTTTGGCGGCGAGAAAAGGCGGGCTCCCGAAAAGCGCCTGCTTTAATGCCCTGACGCTTGAACAGGCAGCGACATGGTTTAAACTCAAAAGAGAAAAGGCAATAAAATGA
- the nagA gene encoding N-acetylglucosamine-6-phosphate deacetylase: MKVFINGQVFDGKTFSADTWVWVDKGEIVRTTPARTGLPGGAEPAGRVDANGGQGAAGRAGDAEPAGPVANGGQGAAGGAGDGHSYTAGDVPGDVPEVIDLQGNYLVPGLIDLHVMGGSGIYFSNEPTAEAVESISGAHLRYGVTSWLPTLITAPPETIFKSISAVRQAMQRLPGNVLGMHLEGPFLHPEKRGAHKEVLLRKPDDALLDDIISEGKDVIRVITIAPELFTERQLEKLLESGMRVAVAHSMVGCREAMHYFDKGIGLVTHLYNAMRQFNSREPGLVGAAFTHPSIRAAIIADGVHVDFEAVKIAQRLLKDRLYLVSDCTFIDYPFDHFEFEGVTVYNKDGKFINEEGKLAGSSITVYHAIKNCVEQGVCTLEEALAKATSIPASIMQMETRIGVIQEGARANLLVLDKDLQRKQQWLNGLPVNQGDNLHVTSGN; this comes from the coding sequence ATGAAAGTATTCATCAACGGGCAGGTTTTCGATGGGAAAACATTTAGCGCAGATACCTGGGTATGGGTGGACAAGGGCGAAATAGTGCGTACAACGCCCGCCCGGACAGGCCTTCCGGGGGGCGCAGAACCGGCAGGCCGGGTTGATGCCAATGGCGGGCAGGGCGCTGCGGGCAGGGCCGGCGACGCAGAACCGGCAGGCCCGGTTGCCAATGGCGGACAGGGCGCTGCGGGCGGGGCCGGCGACGGTCATTCATATACAGCCGGTGATGTGCCGGGCGACGTCCCCGAAGTTATTGACCTGCAGGGAAATTACCTGGTTCCCGGGCTCATTGACCTTCATGTGATGGGCGGTTCCGGCATTTATTTTTCCAATGAACCTACTGCGGAGGCCGTTGAAAGTATTTCGGGCGCTCATTTAAGGTACGGGGTCACTTCCTGGCTGCCAACGCTCATTACTGCGCCGCCGGAAACGATCTTTAAGTCTATTTCAGCTGTCCGGCAAGCCATGCAGCGCCTGCCGGGGAACGTACTGGGGATGCACCTGGAAGGCCCCTTCCTTCATCCGGAAAAACGCGGGGCGCACAAGGAAGTACTCCTGCGCAAACCGGATGACGCGCTCCTGGATGATATCATTTCGGAAGGAAAAGACGTCATACGCGTCATTACCATTGCCCCGGAGCTTTTCACCGAGCGCCAGCTGGAGAAACTGCTCGAAAGCGGCATGCGGGTAGCGGTAGCGCACTCCATGGTCGGATGCCGGGAAGCCATGCACTATTTCGACAAAGGGATCGGACTGGTTACCCATCTTTATAATGCCATGCGGCAATTCAACAGCCGCGAACCCGGCCTTGTTGGCGCGGCGTTCACCCATCCTTCCATCAGGGCGGCCATTATCGCTGACGGGGTGCATGTGGATTTCGAAGCGGTAAAGATCGCCCAGCGCCTCCTGAAAGACCGCCTGTATCTTGTTTCGGACTGCACCTTCATCGATTACCCGTTTGATCATTTCGAATTTGAAGGAGTGACCGTATACAACAAGGATGGGAAGTTCATTAACGAAGAAGGAAAACTTGCCGGCTCCTCCATCACCGTCTATCATGCTATAAAGAATTGCGTAGAACAGGGTGTCTGTACCCTGGAAGAAGCGCTGGCTAAAGCCACTTCCATTCCCGCATCTATTATGCAGATGGAAACCCGCATAGGGGTCATACAGGAAGGAGCCAGGGCCAACCTGCTGGTACTGGACAAAGACCTTCAAAGGAAACAGCAGTGGCTCAACGGCCTGCCCGTAAACCAGGGCGACAACCTTCATGTAACTTCCGGGAATTGA
- a CDS encoding glycosyltransferase family 9 protein yields MNKPAKILIIRFSSIGDIVLTTPVIRCLKQQLSGAEIHYVVKKKFRQVLEHNPYIDRLHFFDDNLKELIRVFRAERFDYVIDLHKTIRSYLLRWALQRKTLTFRKLSVEKWLMNNFHIDLLPKDLHIVERNLASVLPLGVLNDGKPVDYFVGPEDEVFLTILPESHRSGFIAFVIGGQHFTKRLPVEKIITICRETARPMVLLGGPEDMVAAAEVLEHAGSHVISLCGKLSLNQSVSLLRQSTLVMAHDTGLMHISGAFDKPVISIWGSTSHRHFGVWPYLSTDSYIAEINGLPCRPCTNFGLPACPQKHFKCMLLHNDQLIAETAKQKFDRHFLPPAG; encoded by the coding sequence TTGAACAAGCCAGCTAAGATCCTTATTATCCGCTTCAGCTCTATCGGCGATATCGTGCTGACCACGCCTGTCATCCGCTGTCTAAAACAACAGCTGTCCGGGGCCGAAATCCACTACGTCGTCAAAAAGAAGTTTCGGCAAGTACTGGAACATAACCCCTATATTGACCGCCTGCACTTCTTTGACGACAATCTAAAGGAGCTGATCCGCGTCTTCCGGGCCGAACGTTTCGACTATGTAATCGACCTTCACAAAACGATACGTTCCTACCTCCTCAGATGGGCCCTGCAACGGAAAACACTAACTTTCCGGAAGCTTTCCGTAGAAAAATGGCTGATGAATAATTTCCATATCGATCTCCTGCCTAAGGACCTTCACATTGTGGAAAGGAATCTGGCCTCCGTGCTGCCGCTGGGGGTGCTGAATGACGGAAAACCAGTAGACTATTTCGTGGGGCCTGAAGACGAGGTATTCTTAACCATACTGCCCGAAAGCCACCGCAGCGGGTTTATTGCTTTTGTCATCGGCGGGCAACATTTTACCAAGCGTCTTCCTGTGGAAAAGATCATTACTATCTGCAGGGAAACTGCCCGGCCGATGGTGTTGTTAGGCGGGCCGGAAGATATGGTCGCTGCCGCGGAAGTATTGGAACATGCAGGCAGCCACGTGATTTCCTTATGCGGCAAGCTCAGCCTGAATCAATCAGTGTCGCTGCTCCGGCAATCCACGCTGGTAATGGCGCATGATACGGGCCTGATGCATATTTCAGGGGCATTTGACAAGCCGGTTATTTCTATATGGGGCAGTACGTCCCACCGGCATTTCGGCGTATGGCCATACCTGAGTACCGACAGTTATATTGCCGAAATAAACGGGCTTCCCTGCCGGCCCTGCACCAATTTCGGCCTTCCGGCTTGCCCGCAAAAACACTTCAAATGCATGCTGCTTCACAATGACCAGCTTATTGCGGAAACGGCAAAACAAAAATTCGACCGGCATTTCCTGCCGCCGGCGGGCTAG
- a CDS encoding M16 family metallopeptidase, whose protein sequence is MLNRTLAPENNPLKPIQLLKPVRSELKGGARLYVIDGADADVVRIEFIFPHTGWEAEQPLVNRALAGMLLEGTAKHTAAEIAETIDFYGAFLNADNGADHTIVTLHSLNKQLQHTLPLVKEVLTEAVFPAAELEVFSRNSLQKLQVSLEKNEFQARRAFNAAVFGGNSPYGYSVEPSDFEKIDRQALIRRYHEQFSPANCIIIVSGKAGTSVPAEVERLFGNGDWPAMPVPAYEPVLQPGLPGKYPVEIPGSLQSAIRIGKPAITKAHPDYAELQVLNTVLGGYFGSRLMANIREDKGYTYGIGSGLHSFRNSGLFFIATEVGAEVREKALQEIYLEMDRLRNDLIPGKELDLVRNYLLGSFLGSLENVFSHADKLKNLLLSGLDYTYYDRYFEAIRDVKPERLRELAGSLFSDGFYEITAG, encoded by the coding sequence ATGCTCAACAGGACGCTTGCCCCTGAAAATAATCCCTTAAAACCCATTCAATTATTAAAACCCGTCCGGTCGGAACTGAAGGGAGGCGCCCGTTTGTATGTTATTGACGGTGCGGACGCGGATGTGGTACGGATAGAATTCATTTTTCCGCATACCGGCTGGGAAGCGGAACAGCCCCTGGTGAACAGGGCGCTGGCCGGCATGCTGCTGGAAGGCACCGCTAAACATACTGCCGCTGAGATAGCGGAGACTATTGATTTTTACGGCGCCTTTCTTAACGCGGATAACGGCGCGGACCATACGATTGTTACCCTGCATAGCCTTAACAAACAACTGCAGCATACGCTTCCCCTTGTAAAGGAAGTGCTTACGGAAGCAGTATTCCCGGCGGCGGAGCTGGAGGTATTTAGCCGGAACAGCCTTCAGAAATTGCAGGTTAGCCTTGAAAAGAATGAATTTCAGGCCCGAAGGGCGTTTAATGCGGCGGTTTTTGGCGGGAACAGCCCTTATGGATATTCCGTGGAACCGTCGGATTTTGAAAAGATAGACCGCCAGGCGCTGATCAGGAGATACCATGAGCAATTCAGTCCGGCTAATTGTATTATTATCGTTTCGGGGAAAGCCGGGACATCCGTTCCCGCGGAAGTAGAGCGTCTTTTCGGAAACGGTGACTGGCCTGCAATGCCGGTGCCCGCTTACGAGCCTGTTTTACAACCCGGCCTTCCCGGGAAATATCCGGTGGAAATACCTGGCTCCCTGCAATCGGCTATCCGGATTGGGAAGCCGGCGATAACCAAGGCTCACCCCGACTATGCGGAATTGCAGGTACTCAATACGGTGCTTGGAGGATATTTCGGTTCGCGGCTTATGGCAAATATTCGTGAAGATAAAGGCTATACCTATGGTATCGGCTCCGGGCTTCATTCCTTCAGGAACAGCGGCTTGTTCTTTATTGCCACGGAAGTAGGCGCAGAAGTACGCGAAAAGGCGCTGCAGGAGATTTACCTGGAAATGGACCGGCTCAGGAATGACCTGATACCCGGAAAAGAACTGGACCTGGTCCGTAATTACCTGCTGGGAAGCTTTTTAGGGAGCCTTGAAAACGTGTTCTCTCATGCCGACAAGCTGAAGAACCTGCTGCTCTCAGGGCTGGACTATACGTATTACGATCGTTATTTTGAGGCCATTCGCGACGTGAAGCCTGAACGGCTGCGGGAACTTGCCGGCAGTTTGTTTTCGGATGGATTCTACGAAATAACGGCGGGATAA
- a CDS encoding CofH family radical SAM protein, producing METSKLLERALKLDFLSLEEGMWLYHNAPTADLVYTGNALRDIHKKNSRHVTWIIDRNLNTTNVCIANCKFCNFFRRPGHEESYITDIETYKRKIDETIRYGGEQLLLQGGHHPELGLRFYTGLFRELKQLYPQIKLHALGPPEIAHIAKLDGLSHTEVLSALKEAGLDSLPGAGAEILNDRVRRLISKGKCSGREWLDVMRAAHQLDITTSATMMFGHVETIEERFEHLVWLREVQAEKPASAKGFLAFIPWPFQDDGTLLRKIRGIRNTISGDEYIRMIALSRIMLPNIENIQASWLTIGKQVAQLCLHAGANDFGSIMIEENVVSAAGAPHRFTSSGIQEAIREAGFIPQLRNQQYEYREMPALMEEQVIDY from the coding sequence ATGGAAACCTCAAAACTTCTGGAGCGTGCGCTTAAGCTGGACTTTCTTTCGCTGGAAGAAGGTATGTGGCTTTATCATAACGCCCCTACGGCCGATCTTGTTTATACAGGGAACGCGCTCCGGGATATCCATAAGAAAAACAGCCGGCACGTTACCTGGATCATTGACCGTAATCTGAATACGACCAATGTCTGCATTGCCAATTGCAAGTTCTGCAATTTTTTCCGGCGGCCCGGCCACGAAGAAAGCTACATTACTGACATTGAAACCTATAAGCGGAAAATTGACGAAACCATCCGCTACGGAGGGGAACAGTTGCTGCTGCAGGGCGGCCATCATCCCGAACTGGGCCTCCGCTTTTATACCGGCCTTTTCCGGGAATTGAAACAACTTTATCCGCAGATCAAGCTGCATGCCCTGGGCCCGCCCGAAATTGCTCATATTGCCAAGCTGGACGGACTCTCCCATACCGAAGTACTTAGCGCACTAAAGGAAGCAGGGCTTGATTCTTTGCCTGGCGCCGGGGCGGAAATACTTAATGACCGCGTACGCCGGCTGATATCCAAAGGAAAATGCAGCGGAAGGGAATGGCTGGATGTTATGCGCGCTGCTCATCAGCTGGACATTACCACGTCGGCTACCATGATGTTCGGCCACGTGGAAACCATCGAAGAGCGCTTCGAACACCTGGTATGGCTCCGTGAGGTACAGGCCGAAAAACCTGCTTCCGCCAAAGGATTTCTTGCGTTCATTCCCTGGCCTTTCCAGGATGACGGCACCCTGCTCCGGAAGATCCGCGGCATTCGTAACACTATTTCAGGCGATGAATACATCCGGATGATCGCCCTGAGCCGCATCATGCTGCCGAATATTGAGAATATACAGGCTTCCTGGCTCACCATCGGCAAACAGGTGGCCCAGCTTTGCCTTCATGCGGGGGCCAATGATTTTGGTTCCATTATGATCGAGGAAAACGTAGTGTCCGCCGCCGGCGCGCCTCACCGCTTTACTTCCAGCGGCATACAGGAAGCCATCAGGGAAGCAGGATTCATTCCGCAACTTCGCAATCAGCAGTACGAGTACCGGGAAATGCCCGCCCTCATGGAAGAACAAGTGATCGATTACTAA
- the scpB gene encoding SMC-Scp complex subunit ScpB codes for MEYLHQHIEALIFASEQSITASEISTCLNMIFNQEYEAGQIEEQIALLREKYRKDEFFFELARIDNGYQFLTKNKFAGTLSVLFQQNNKKKLSNAAMETLSIIAYQQPITKVGVEQIRGVNCDYSIQKLLEKDLITIAGKSDAPGRPILYTTSRLFMDYFKLGSLEDLPKLKDIQPQENEIGIQAES; via the coding sequence GTGGAGTACTTGCATCAACATATTGAAGCGCTTATTTTTGCATCAGAGCAAAGCATTACTGCTTCGGAGATAAGCACTTGCCTGAACATGATCTTTAACCAGGAATACGAGGCGGGGCAGATCGAAGAACAAATCGCATTGCTCAGGGAAAAGTACCGGAAAGACGAATTCTTTTTTGAGCTGGCCCGGATAGACAATGGTTACCAGTTCCTTACAAAGAATAAATTTGCCGGTACCTTAAGTGTGTTATTTCAGCAAAACAATAAAAAGAAACTGTCGAACGCTGCGATGGAAACGCTTTCAATCATTGCCTACCAGCAGCCTATCACCAAGGTAGGTGTGGAGCAGATACGCGGCGTCAACTGTGATTACAGTATTCAAAAGCTACTTGAAAAAGATCTGATCACGATCGCAGGCAAAAGCGACGCACCAGGCCGTCCCATCCTGTATACCACCAGCCGGTTATTCATGGATTACTTCAAGCTCGGAAGCCTGGAAGACCTGCCCAAGTTAAAAGACATTCAACCCCAGGAAAACGAAATAGGAATTCAGGCAGAAAGCTAA
- a CDS encoding GNAT family N-acetyltransferase yields MRIIEVKDARSKREFLEVASLIYAKDPVWVRPLDTEIEAVFDPEKNNYHSHGIVTRWLLKDDKNNPIGRVAAFINEKKAWLPAQPTGGTGFFECINDPQAARMLFDTCRDWLAGHGMKAMDGPINFGENDKFWGLLTWGFTHPSFGMSYNPPYYQALFEDYGFKKLYDQETTHINITIPFTDRFSKIANWVMKKPGYEFECFNPAKADKHISDIEEIYNDAWQNFDSFSPISKETLYEQFHEMKPIMDPNLVWFATIKNEPAAFIICLPDVNQIIKKFNGKMGLWEKLRFLYYKRKGTMNRIRIIVLGVKQKFQNHGLESVLVKKLQDYTIPSHKYVEAELSWVGDFNTKMQALHVATGGSPGKKHRTYRYIFPD; encoded by the coding sequence ATGCGAATAATCGAAGTAAAAGACGCCCGGTCAAAACGGGAATTCCTGGAAGTTGCCTCCCTGATCTATGCAAAGGACCCTGTTTGGGTACGCCCGCTGGATACGGAGATCGAAGCCGTCTTTGACCCGGAAAAGAACAACTATCATTCGCATGGGATCGTGACCAGGTGGTTATTAAAGGACGACAAGAATAATCCCATAGGCCGCGTAGCGGCATTTATCAATGAAAAAAAGGCCTGGCTCCCGGCCCAGCCTACCGGAGGGACAGGCTTCTTTGAATGCATCAATGATCCGCAGGCCGCCCGTATGCTTTTTGACACCTGCAGAGACTGGCTCGCCGGCCACGGAATGAAAGCCATGGACGGACCTATCAACTTTGGCGAGAACGATAAATTCTGGGGCTTGCTTACCTGGGGTTTCACCCACCCGTCCTTCGGAATGAGCTATAATCCGCCCTATTACCAGGCGCTTTTCGAGGATTACGGCTTCAAAAAACTCTACGACCAGGAAACCACCCATATTAATATCACCATTCCCTTCACCGACCGGTTCTCGAAGATCGCTAACTGGGTAATGAAGAAACCCGGCTACGAATTCGAATGCTTCAACCCCGCAAAGGCGGACAAGCACATCAGCGACATCGAGGAAATTTACAATGACGCCTGGCAGAACTTTGACAGTTTCTCCCCTATTTCAAAGGAAACCCTCTACGAACAGTTCCACGAAATGAAGCCCATCATGGACCCCAACCTTGTATGGTTCGCTACCATCAAGAATGAACCGGCGGCCTTCATTATTTGTCTTCCCGACGTCAATCAGATCATCAAAAAGTTCAACGGAAAAATGGGCCTCTGGGAAAAACTCCGCTTCCTCTATTACAAACGAAAGGGCACGATGAACCGCATCCGCATCATCGTTCTTGGCGTAAAGCAAAAATTCCAGAATCACGGCCTCGAGTCCGTATTGGTAAAAAAGCTCCAGGACTATACCATTCCCTCCCATAAGTACGTAGAAGCCGAGCTTTCCTGGGTAGGCGATTTCAACACCAAAATGCAGGCGCTGCACGTAGCAACCGGCGGGTCGCCCGGAAAAAAACACCGCACCTATAGATATATTTTCCCTGATTAA
- a CDS encoding glyoxalase superfamily protein, translating to MTKNRKYKYNRQGIEQASWNAPCIQVHDPFGNTLLFPEKAKK from the coding sequence TTGACGAAGAACCGGAAGTACAAGTACAATAGACAGGGAATTGAGCAGGCGTCGTGGAATGCGCCCTGTATACAGGTCCATGACCCTTTTGGCAATACCCTGTTGTTTCCGGAAAAGGCAAAAAAGTAA
- a CDS encoding alpha/beta fold hydrolase, whose protein sequence is MSRQIYNRTIKIDGIDLFYREAGDKKNPSLLLLHGFPTSSVAFKNLMIAMSDQYHLVAPDYPGFGFSEFPVPDSFEYTFGSISSLINKLTEAINLNRFFIYLHDYGAPIGLRLCVNHPEKIAGIIVQSGNAYREGMGPEWDEYIDFWYHPTTEKKKELIKFLSAEGIKNQYFGGLPEEVVSRVSPELWMLDWEFLKRPGNIERQFELNCDFKTHLEMFPVYQEFFRNHQPPALVIWGKYEIFFSVKEAPCYKRDLPEAQIHILDGGHDVLDTHFDEVLTLIRDFLEGQGA, encoded by the coding sequence ATGTCAAGGCAAATTTACAACAGGACCATCAAAATTGATGGAATTGATCTTTTTTACCGGGAGGCCGGCGATAAAAAGAACCCATCTCTGCTGCTTTTACATGGATTTCCCACCTCATCAGTAGCTTTCAAGAACCTGATGATTGCTATGTCCGATCAGTATCACCTAGTCGCCCCGGATTATCCGGGTTTCGGCTTCAGTGAATTTCCCGTACCAGATAGCTTTGAGTATACGTTTGGGAGCATATCCTCTTTGATAAACAAACTAACCGAGGCAATAAACTTAAATAGATTCTTTATTTACCTCCATGATTACGGCGCACCCATCGGGCTTCGATTATGCGTAAATCACCCCGAAAAGATTGCCGGTATTATTGTCCAGAGCGGCAATGCATATCGTGAAGGTATGGGCCCGGAATGGGACGAATATATTGACTTTTGGTACCACCCAACCACTGAAAAAAAGAAAGAACTGATTAAATTCTTAAGCGCAGAAGGTATAAAGAATCAATATTTCGGCGGCCTCCCCGAAGAAGTAGTATCCAGGGTCAGCCCGGAACTGTGGATGCTTGATTGGGAATTCCTGAAGAGGCCGGGCAATATCGAAAGGCAATTTGAATTAAATTGTGATTTCAAAACTCACCTGGAAATGTTCCCCGTGTACCAGGAATTTTTCCGCAATCACCAACCACCCGCCCTGGTCATCTGGGGAAAATATGAAATATTTTTCTCCGTAAAAGAAGCTCCCTGTTATAAACGTGACCTGCCCGAAGCACAAATCCACATTTTAGACGGAGGGCACGACGTGCTGGACACTCATTTTGATGAAGTGCTGACGCTGATAAGAGATTTTCTGGAAGGACAAGGTGCTTAA
- a CDS encoding DapH/DapD/GlmU-related protein, translated as MKDIFRRILAGEAIPFNNPDYYKIGEACTETKKLLIKLNNVVETSASRRLLAEITGSAIDDSTTIFTPFQINYGKNTRIGKNVFINFNCTFLDLGGITIEDNVMLAPNVSLLTEGHPLAAGDRQTLIARPIHVKKNAWIGANATILQGVTIGENAVVAAGAVVSKDVPDNAVAGGIPAKIIKTI; from the coding sequence ATGAAAGATATTTTCAGACGCATATTAGCCGGAGAAGCCATCCCGTTTAACAATCCCGATTATTACAAAATCGGGGAAGCCTGCACAGAAACGAAAAAGCTTCTGATAAAGCTCAATAATGTAGTGGAGACAAGTGCGAGCAGGCGCTTACTGGCGGAAATAACCGGCTCGGCGATAGATGATTCCACAACGATTTTCACGCCTTTTCAAATCAATTATGGAAAGAATACCAGGATAGGAAAGAACGTCTTTATCAATTTTAACTGCACGTTTCTTGATCTGGGAGGAATTACTATCGAAGATAACGTGATGCTTGCTCCGAACGTAAGCTTGCTGACCGAAGGGCATCCTTTAGCCGCCGGTGACCGTCAAACCCTGATTGCCAGGCCCATTCATGTTAAGAAAAACGCCTGGATAGGTGCGAATGCAACTATCTTGCAAGGAGTAACAATCGGGGAGAATGCAGTAGTGGCAGCCGGCGCGGTCGTTTCAAAAGATGTGCCGGACAACGCGGTAGCGGGAGGGATACCTGCCAAGATCATTAAAACGATTTGA
- a CDS encoding DinB family protein, producing MILQYLTQEFEHEVNSTRKLLQAIPEKDLGYKPSEHSWTMGELAQHIATIYYWYVGALTRDVYDLAADNLERGDTNDIKATLALFESNVEKARTALNSLTEEKLKDNWTMKVGDRVVLGPMPRGIVARGFLFNHIYHHRGEMIVYLRATGNKVPGMYGPTYEDSKKG from the coding sequence ATGATACTCCAATATTTAACCCAGGAATTTGAACATGAAGTAAACAGCACGCGCAAACTGCTGCAGGCGATTCCGGAAAAGGACCTGGGCTATAAACCTTCGGAACATTCCTGGACGATGGGTGAGCTGGCACAGCATATTGCCACTATTTACTATTGGTATGTAGGCGCACTCACCCGGGACGTTTATGATTTGGCTGCTGATAATCTTGAACGGGGCGATACGAATGACATCAAAGCTACCCTGGCGCTCTTTGAAAGCAATGTAGAAAAAGCCAGAACTGCGTTGAATTCGCTTACCGAGGAAAAGTTAAAAGACAACTGGACCATGAAGGTAGGGGACAGGGTGGTTCTTGGCCCCATGCCCAGGGGCATCGTGGCGCGCGGATTCCTTTTCAACCATATTTATCACCATCGCGGTGAAATGATCGTTTACCTTCGTGCAACAGGGAATAAGGTCCCGGGTATGTACGGCCCCACGTATGAAGACAGTAAAAAAGGTTAA